In one Candidatus Johnevansia muelleri genomic region, the following are encoded:
- the infB gene encoding Translation initiation factor IF-2 yields MIKNKVKNFQNQTFYKKIIFDLDYMEMLYFNVDFNCEKNIENNIKKNIKKNIKKNIKKNIENNMENIKKNIEKNIKKNIKKNLENNIKKNIENNIENNIENHIKKNIKKNIKKNIKKNLENNIENNINEKPQFISKEIKIPNYIIITDLAQKMSINVSELIKVIFNMGYIITINDKIDKNTACLIVKNIGHTPILDNNDNDIEKIKVIKKNYTYKDTDFYRAPIVTFMGHVDHGKTSLLDYILSKKNTEKEVGGITQYLSVFNIIYNKTPITFIDTPGHAAFSYMRIISIKATDIIVLVIAADDGIMPQTIESIKYIKKSNISLIIAINKIDITDASENIKMIHKKLLVYNIISDDKYNGNTKFVLVSAKTGEGINDLLKAILSVSEKIKLIYVPTAPAQGIVIESKMDKGYGLIIKGLVLNGTLKKRDMLRIGNYYGKVRILINDEGKKVNEVGPSIPIEIIGINGIIESGDEFNTINNENKIIKIINLTNNNILPLNNIKNIYKLHFLIKTDVKGILKAINNALKNFSNDKINIIILSSNIGNINVADVKLVRSYNGIIIAFNVKAETAAIEIIKRESIIILYHNIIYKLLDEIKKILNFLISPEIITTIVGVAIVKNIFNQNKLGIIAGCIITEGTIYKGNKIRIIRDNQLIFQGILESIRYLKENIKEAKLGNECGIIIKNFNTIKIGDKIEVLQKN; encoded by the coding sequence ATGATTAAAAATAAAGTAAAAAATTTTCAAAATCAAACTTTTTATAAAAAAATAATATTTGATTTAGATTATATGGAAATGTTGTATTTTAATGTAGATTTTAATTGTGAAAAAAATATTGAAAATAATATTAAAAAAAATATAAAAAAAAATATTAAAAAAAATATTAAAAAAAATATTGAAAATAATATGGAAAATATTAAAAAAAATATTGAAAAGAATATTAAAAAAAATATTAAAAAAAATCTTGAAAATAATATTAAAAAAAATATTGAAAATAATATTGAAAATAATATTGAAAATCATATTAAAAAAAATATTAAAAAAAATATTAAAAAAAATATTAAAAAAAATCTTGAAAATAATATTGAAAACAATATTAATGAAAAACCCCAATTTATTAGTAAAGAAATAAAAATTCCTAATTATATAATTATTACAGATTTAGCTCAAAAAATGTCAATTAATGTAAGTGAACTTATTAAAGTTATATTTAATATGGGATATATTATTACTATAAATGATAAAATTGATAAAAATACTGCTTGTTTAATAGTTAAAAATATAGGTCATACACCTATATTAGATAACAATGATAATGATATAGAAAAAATTAAAGTAATCAAAAAAAACTATACATATAAAGATACAGACTTTTATAGAGCACCTATTGTAACATTTATGGGACATGTAGATCATGGAAAAACCTCATTATTAGATTATATTTTATCTAAAAAAAACACAGAAAAAGAAGTAGGTGGTATTACTCAATATCTTAGTGTTTTTAATATTATTTATAATAAAACCCCAATTACATTTATTGATACTCCTGGCCATGCCGCTTTTTCTTATATGAGAATTATAAGTATTAAAGCAACAGATATAATTGTATTAGTTATTGCTGCTGATGATGGTATAATGCCTCAAACCATTGAATCAATAAAATATATTAAAAAAAGTAATATATCTTTAATAATTGCTATAAATAAAATAGATATTACAGATGCAAGTGAAAATATTAAAATGATTCATAAAAAACTTTTAGTATATAATATAATTTCTGACGATAAATATAATGGTAATACAAAATTTGTTTTAGTTTCAGCAAAAACAGGTGAAGGAATAAATGATTTATTAAAAGCGATTTTATCAGTTTCTGAAAAAATTAAATTAATTTATGTTCCTACTGCTCCTGCTCAAGGTATTGTAATTGAATCTAAAATGGATAAAGGTTATGGATTAATAATTAAAGGATTAGTTTTAAATGGAACTCTTAAAAAAAGAGATATGTTACGAATTGGAAATTATTATGGTAAAGTTCGTATATTAATTAATGACGAAGGAAAGAAAGTAAATGAAGTAGGACCTTCTATACCTATTGAAATTATTGGAATTAATGGAATTATTGAATCAGGTGATGAATTTAATACAATAAATAATGAAAATAAAATAATAAAGATTATAAACTTAACAAATAATAATATTTTACCTCTTAATAATATTAAAAATATTTATAAATTACATTTTTTAATAAAAACAGATGTAAAAGGTATTTTAAAAGCAATAAATAATGCATTAAAGAATTTTTCTAATGATAAAATAAATATAATTATTTTATCATCAAATATTGGTAATATTAATGTTGCAGACGTTAAATTAGTACGTAGTTATAATGGAATTATAATAGCTTTTAATGTTAAAGCAGAGACTGCTGCAATAGAAATTATTAAACGTGAATCAATAATTATTTTATATCATAATATAATTTATAAATTATTAGATGAAATTAAAAAAATTTTAAATTTTTTAATTTCTCCAGAAATTATAACTACTATAGTAGGGGTAGCTATAGTAAAAAATATTTTTAATCAAAATAAATTAGGTATTATAGCCGGGTGTATAATTACTGAAGGTACTATTTATAAAGGTAATAAAATTCGTATTATAAGAGATAATCAACTTATTTTTCAAGGTATATTAGAATCTATAAGATATTTAAAAGAAAATATAAAAGAAGCCAAATTAGGTAATGAATGTGGTATTATAATAAAAAATTTTAATACTATAAAAATTGGTGATAAAATCGAAGTTTTACAAAAAAATTAA
- the rpiA gene encoding Ribose 5-phosphate isomerase A → MIFKIHKSYIKRYFKILNNMNNLKFAAANAAIEEIRSYLQKETIIGIGTGTTINFFIDLLKKLKGKFLGAVASSQSSAIRLKKYGILLFELNDIKYLPFYIDSADEIDINLSMIKGGGAALTREKIIAKYANRFICIADETKLVKNLGKFPIPIEFIPIAKNYIINKMYLIGANPIYRKGLLTDNGNHIIDLYNLINYINPVYIEKLLNNISGIVSNGIFAQRSADLLLLSKFNGVDYINR, encoded by the coding sequence ATGATTTTTAAGATCCATAAAAGTTATATAAAAAGATATTTTAAAATTTTAAATAATATGAACAATTTAAAATTTGCTGCTGCTAATGCAGCAATAGAAGAAATTAGATCATATTTACAAAAAGAAACAATAATTGGAATTGGTACAGGAACAACTATTAATTTTTTTATTGATTTATTAAAAAAATTAAAAGGAAAATTTTTAGGTGCTGTTGCTAGTTCTCAATCTAGTGCTATAAGATTAAAAAAATATGGAATATTATTATTTGAATTAAATGATATTAAATATTTACCGTTTTATATAGATAGTGCTGATGAAATAGATATTAATTTATCAATGATTAAAGGTGGCGGAGCCGCTTTAACACGTGAAAAAATAATAGCAAAATATGCGAATCGGTTTATATGTATTGCGGATGAAACTAAATTAGTTAAAAATTTAGGTAAATTTCCAATACCAATTGAATTTATTCCTATAGCCAAAAATTATATAATAAATAAGATGTATTTAATAGGAGCTAATCCTATTTATAGAAAAGGGCTTCTTACAGATAATGGTAATCATATTATTGATTTATATAATTTAATAAATTATATTAATCCGGTTTATATAGAAAAACTACTTAATAATATTTCAGGAATAGTTAGTAATGGAATATTTGCACAACGTAGTGCTGATTTATTATTACTTAGTAAATTTAATGGAGTAGATTATATAAATAGGTAA
- the rlmE gene encoding Ribosomal RNA large subunit methyltransferase E: MDLKNHLKDIFVLRSKIDNYRSRASYKLLEICKKYKILKNVMLIIDLGSYPGGWSQILKKYLGSNSTIIALDIKQMESLPGVKFIKGDINNFKIHKKIFLYLNGKKVDLIISDMSPNISGHNIIDQSLMINLFNSALKLNKKILKINGNFIIKVFQGYNFKNYINNLKNYFKLVKIFKPYASKTFSKEIYLICLGFYK, encoded by the coding sequence ATGGATCTTAAAAATCATTTAAAAGATATTTTTGTATTACGTAGTAAAATAGATAATTATAGATCACGTGCTAGTTATAAATTATTAGAAATTTGTAAAAAATATAAAATTTTAAAAAATGTTATGTTAATAATTGATTTAGGATCTTACCCTGGTGGGTGGTCTCAAATATTAAAAAAATATTTAGGATCTAATAGTACAATTATAGCTTTAGATATAAAACAAATGGAAAGTTTACCTGGTGTAAAATTTATTAAAGGTGATATAAATAATTTTAAGATTCACAAAAAAATTTTTTTATATTTAAATGGAAAAAAAGTAGATCTTATTATTTCAGATATGTCACCAAATATTAGTGGTCACAATATTATTGATCAATCATTAATGATTAATTTATTTAATAGTGCTTTAAAATTAAACAAAAAAATATTAAAAATTAATGGTAATTTTATTATAAAAGTATTTCAAGGATATAATTTTAAAAATTATATAAATAATTTAAAAAATTATTTTAAATTAGTTAAAATATTTAAACCATATGCTTCTAAAACTTTTTCAAAAGAAATTTATTTAATATGTTTAGGATTTTACAAATAA
- the ftsH gene encoding ATP-dependent zinc metalloprotease FtsH, protein MFLYKIYFLFFKIIFKIKKNIIKILFLLFLSYKFYIKKKIKIIIYSDFLNELYKKNVKKILIDGDYIYGITTNNLEFKTIFNKIYLSKLIKILIKNNINIEFFRQFQFFNFIYCKYFYIIIFILFIIYQIFFNKSNIKKKKNKNKIKFNDIVGCNEAKLEVKEIIDFLRKPVKFLKLGCKIPKGVLLIGPPGTGKTLLAKSISGEANVPFLYISGSDFIEMFVGIGAARVRDIFNKAKKIFPCIIFIDEIDAIGRKRNLNINNEEREQTLNQLLVEMDGFESNNKIIILAATNRPEILDLALLRPGRFDRKIFMNLPDINNRKKIIELYFSKIPLFYNVYSKMLSKTTYGFSGAEIYNIINEAAINSTNKNLRLISMYEIEEAKDKNLIGLKNQSYIIDKCNTAYHESGHTIIALLVYKHNPVYKVTIIPRGKTLGVTMFFSIKDNYNLSLINLKNHICTLLAGRIAEEITSGLNYITIGASNDIKQATELAYNMLAKWGFSSKLGPIMYIPDNDNLNIKYGKFSSSKTYNKFDLEIQKIINNCYLDTKIVLKTKRNLLNIMSKALILYETIYYNQIINIMKCIFI, encoded by the coding sequence ATGTTTTTATATAAAATATATTTTTTATTTTTTAAAATAATATTTAAAATAAAAAAAAATATTATAAAAATATTATTTTTATTATTTTTAAGTTATAAATTTTATATTAAAAAAAAAATAAAAATAATAATTTATTCAGATTTTTTAAATGAACTTTACAAAAAAAATGTAAAAAAGATTTTAATTGATGGAGATTATATATATGGAATAACAACAAATAATTTAGAATTTAAAACAATTTTTAATAAAATATATTTGTCAAAATTAATTAAAATATTAATAAAAAATAATATTAATATAGAATTTTTTAGACAATTTCAATTTTTCAATTTTATTTATTGTAAATATTTTTATATAATAATATTTATATTATTTATAATATATCAAATATTTTTTAATAAATCAAATATAAAAAAAAAAAAAAATAAAAACAAAATAAAATTTAATGATATAGTCGGTTGTAATGAAGCTAAATTAGAAGTTAAAGAAATAATTGATTTTTTACGTAAACCTGTAAAATTTTTAAAATTAGGTTGTAAAATTCCTAAAGGAGTATTATTAATTGGACCTCCAGGAACTGGTAAAACTTTATTGGCTAAATCTATTTCAGGAGAAGCTAATGTTCCTTTTTTATATATTTCAGGATCTGATTTTATTGAAATGTTTGTAGGTATAGGTGCAGCTCGTGTTAGAGATATTTTTAATAAAGCTAAAAAAATATTTCCTTGTATTATATTTATTGATGAAATTGATGCAATAGGACGTAAAAGAAATTTAAATATTAATAATGAAGAAAGAGAACAAACCCTTAATCAATTATTAGTTGAAATGGATGGGTTTGAATCTAATAATAAAATTATTATTCTTGCAGCTACAAATCGTCCTGAAATACTTGATTTAGCATTATTAAGGCCCGGTAGATTTGATCGTAAAATTTTTATGAATTTACCTGATATAAATAATAGAAAAAAAATTATAGAATTATATTTTTCAAAAATACCATTATTCTATAATGTTTATTCTAAAATGTTATCTAAAACTACGTATGGTTTTTCTGGTGCTGAAATTTATAATATTATTAATGAAGCAGCTATTAATAGTACTAATAAAAATTTAAGATTAATAAGTATGTATGAAATAGAAGAAGCAAAAGATAAAAATTTAATTGGATTAAAAAATCAGTCATATATTATAGACAAATGTAATACTGCTTATCATGAATCGGGTCACACTATTATAGCTTTATTAGTTTATAAACATAATCCAGTTTATAAAGTTACAATTATACCCAGAGGAAAAACTTTAGGGGTAACAATGTTTTTCTCTATTAAAGATAATTATAATTTATCTTTAATAAATTTAAAAAATCATATTTGTACACTTTTAGCAGGTAGAATAGCTGAGGAAATCACATCAGGATTAAATTATATTACTATTGGTGCTAGTAATGATATTAAACAAGCTACAGAATTAGCATATAATATGCTTGCCAAATGGGGATTTTCTTCAAAATTAGGTCCTATTATGTATATACCTGATAATGATAATTTAAATATTAAATATGGTAAATTTAGTTCTTCTAAAACTTATAATAAATTTGATTTAGAAATACAAAAAATTATTAATAATTGTTATTTAGATACTAAAATAGTATTAAAAACAAAACGTAATCTTTTAAATATTATGTCTAAGGCATTAATATTGTATGAAACAATTTATTATAATCAAATTATAAATATTATGAAATGTATATTTATATAA
- the rbfA gene encoding Ribosome-binding factor A — protein MILFNKSLKIAKKIKKEIILIFKYKIKDPRLTNINISFININNDLKYIDIYFFKNFNFIKNFKKISGFLKYQLSCRLKISYIPELRFFYDNSII, from the coding sequence ATGATTTTATTTAATAAATCCCTTAAAATAGCTAAAAAAATTAAAAAAGAAATTATTTTAATATTTAAATATAAAATAAAAGATCCTAGATTAACTAATATAAATATTAGTTTTATAAATATTAATAATGATTTGAAATATATTGATATTTATTTTTTTAAAAATTTTAATTTTATTAAAAATTTTAAAAAAATTTCAGGATTTTTAAAATATCAACTTTCTTGTAGATTAAAAATTAGTTATATACCAGAATTAAGATTTTTTTATGATAATAGTATAATATAA
- the trmB gene encoding tRNA (guanine-N(7)-)-methyltransferase has translation MYKKKIISIKSYVLRCGKNITLLHKYIIKKKFNKFKLNINKYINFKQLFGFKKIVIDIGFGMGDSLINQAINNPNIIYIGIEVYLPGIIRIINILNKNNIKNVKIIIGDAVLILKKFFNNSIDNIQIFFPDPWPKIKHNKRRIIFLSGFIINIIRCLKKEGILHIVTDNKNYALKIINFLENTKLYYIKKKNISRPITKYEQISKKLGNKIWEMIFYKYIY, from the coding sequence ATGTATAAAAAAAAAATAATAAGTATTAAAAGTTATGTATTACGTTGTGGTAAAAATATTACATTATTACATAAATATATAATTAAAAAAAAATTTAATAAATTTAAATTAAATATTAATAAATATATTAATTTTAAACAATTATTTGGTTTTAAAAAAATTGTTATAGATATTGGTTTTGGAATGGGAGATTCATTAATAAATCAAGCTATAAATAATCCTAATATAATATATATTGGAATTGAAGTATATTTACCAGGTATTATAAGAATTATAAATATATTAAACAAAAATAATATTAAAAATGTAAAAATTATTATAGGTGATGCTGTATTAATATTAAAAAAATTTTTTAATAATTCAATAGATAATATTCAAATATTTTTTCCAGATCCATGGCCTAAAATAAAACATAATAAACGTAGAATAATTTTTTTATCAGGATTTATTATAAATATAATTCGTTGTTTAAAAAAAGAAGGTATATTACATATAGTTACTGATAATAAAAATTACGCTCTAAAAATAATTAATTTTTTGGAAAATACAAAATTATATTATATTAAAAAAAAAAATATATCAAGACCCATTACAAAATATGAACAAATAAGTAAAAAATTAGGAAATAAAATTTGGGAAATGATTTTTTATAAATATATTTATTAA
- the yqgF gene encoding Putative Holliday junction resolvase: MENKIKQFRLLNFNKLIGKRRIMSFDFGMSKIGIAIGNEVSKNITSIKTIIAKKGKPDINNITYLILKWKPDMFLIGIPKYKKNYKSKLIRIIKEFANFMKYYFSRPCKIINEFGSTLEAKSIAKERSNFFKCKYNKMDINSISAEVICYMFFEKIF; this comes from the coding sequence ATGGAAAATAAAATAAAACAATTTAGATTATTAAACTTTAATAAATTAATTGGTAAAAGAAGAATAATGTCATTTGATTTTGGTATGTCTAAAATAGGTATAGCTATTGGTAATGAAGTTTCAAAAAATATTACAAGTATTAAAACAATTATTGCAAAAAAAGGTAAACCTGATATTAATAATATTACATATTTAATATTAAAATGGAAACCTGATATGTTTTTAATAGGAATTCCTAAATATAAAAAAAATTATAAATCAAAATTAATTCGTATTATTAAAGAATTTGCAAATTTTATGAAATATTATTTTTCACGTCCTTGTAAAATTATTAATGAATTTGGATCAACACTTGAAGCTAAATCTATTGCTAAAGAAAGAAGTAATTTTTTTAAATGTAAATATAATAAAATGGATATTAATTCAATTTCTGCAGAAGTTATATGTTATATGTTTTTTGAAAAAATATTTTGA
- the fpr gene encoding Ferredoxin--NADP reductase, giving the protein MKGFYPEKILNIYHWNKTLFSFKTTRERTLHFKNGQFLMIGIFINKNLIIRAYSIVSPNYINYFEFLSIKVINGKLTSILQNIKIGDIIFISNKPTGTIVIDNLHNGRYLYMFSTGTGIAPFISLIQDHELYYRFDKIILIHGTRYINDLVYNYFIKKELPQNKYIGKKLIKNLIYYTTVTREKYLNIGRITEHINSGKLFQDIAIPIINPKYDIAMICGSPNMIKEITNILNYKGFKSSIGDYVIERAFI; this is encoded by the coding sequence ATGAAGGGATTTTATCCTGAAAAAATTTTAAATATTTATCATTGGAATAAAACATTATTTAGTTTTAAAACTACTAGAGAACGTACATTACATTTTAAAAATGGCCAATTTCTAATGATTGGTATTTTTATTAATAAAAATTTAATAATACGTGCATATTCAATTGTTAGTCCTAATTATATTAATTATTTTGAATTTTTATCAATTAAAGTTATAAATGGAAAACTCACTTCTATATTACAAAATATTAAAATAGGTGATATAATTTTTATTAGTAATAAACCTACTGGAACTATTGTGATTGATAATTTACATAATGGTCGTTATTTATATATGTTTTCTACTGGTACTGGAATTGCGCCATTTATTAGTTTAATTCAAGATCATGAATTATATTATCGTTTTGATAAAATTATTTTAATACACGGTACACGTTATATTAATGATTTAGTTTATAATTATTTTATAAAAAAAGAATTACCCCAAAATAAATATATTGGTAAAAAATTAATAAAAAACCTTATTTATTATACTACTGTTACACGTGAAAAATATTTAAATATTGGCCGTATTACTGAACATATTAATAGTGGTAAATTATTTCAAGATATTGCAATACCTATAATAAATCCAAAATATGATATAGCTATGATTTGTGGAAGTCCTAATATGATTAAAGAAATTACCAATATACTTAATTACAAAGGTTTTAAAAGTTCAATAGGGGATTATGTTATAGAACGTGCATTTATATAA
- the glyQ gene encoding Glycyl-tRNA synthetase alpha subunit yields the protein MFLYKKLITFQQIILNLKKYWSEQGCIIIEPLDLEVGAGTFHPATFLKAIDPKSKIWNAAYLQSCRRPSDSRYAKTPNRIQHYYQFQVIMKPSPENLQELYINSLYNLGINPNIHDIRFVKDNWKSPVLGAWGLGWEIWINGMEVTQFTYLQQVGGIECNPIIGELTYGIERLAMYLQNVNDIYEIIWYFTLDGNQITYGNIYLQNEIDQSNYNLKYTNSKFLYNNFDYHENMCLQLIKFNLIYPAYEQIIKASHIFNIIDAKKSISITERQRYILRIRTMSCNLAKKYYNLRLK from the coding sequence ATGTTTTTATATAAAAAATTAATTACATTTCAACAAATAATTTTAAATTTAAAAAAATATTGGTCTGAACAAGGTTGTATTATTATAGAACCTTTAGATTTAGAAGTAGGTGCTGGTACTTTTCATCCAGCAACTTTTTTAAAAGCTATTGATCCTAAATCAAAAATATGGAATGCTGCTTATCTTCAATCTTGTAGAAGACCATCTGATAGTCGATATGCAAAAACTCCTAATCGTATTCAACATTATTATCAATTTCAAGTAATAATGAAACCATCTCCTGAAAATTTACAAGAACTTTATATAAATTCATTATATAATTTAGGTATAAATCCTAATATTCATGATATTAGATTTGTTAAAGATAATTGGAAATCACCTGTTTTAGGTGCTTGGGGTTTGGGATGGGAAATTTGGATAAATGGTATGGAAGTAACACAATTTACTTATTTACAACAAGTAGGAGGAATTGAATGTAATCCTATTATTGGAGAATTAACATATGGGATTGAAAGATTAGCTATGTATTTACAAAATGTTAATGATATTTATGAAATTATTTGGTATTTTACTTTAGATGGTAACCAAATTACTTATGGTAATATTTATTTACAAAATGAAATTGATCAATCAAATTATAATTTAAAATATACTAATTCAAAATTTTTATATAATAATTTTGATTATCATGAAAATATGTGTTTACAATTGATTAAATTTAATTTAATTTATCCGGCTTACGAACAAATAATTAAAGCATCTCATATTTTTAATATAATTGATGCTAAAAAAAGTATTTCTATTACTGAACGTCAGCGCTATATTTTAAGAATTCGTACTATGTCTTGTAATCTTGCTAAAAAATATTATAATTTAAGATTAAAATAA
- the rpsO gene encoding 30S ribosomal protein S15 yields MTISFTHKIKIIKNFGLSINNTGATEVQIALLTANIIKLQYHFKTNKNDFHSRRGLMGMVNKRRKLLIYLKNKDKDNYLSLIKNLKIRR; encoded by the coding sequence ATGACTATTTCATTTACACATAAAATAAAAATTATTAAAAATTTTGGATTATCAATAAATAATACAGGGGCTACTGAAGTTCAAATAGCTTTATTAACAGCAAATATTATTAAATTACAATATCATTTTAAAACAAATAAAAATGATTTTCATTCTCGTCGTGGCTTAATGGGCATGGTTAATAAACGTCGTAAATTGTTAATTTATTTAAAAAATAAAGATAAAGACAATTATCTTTCTTTAATTAAAAATTTAAAAATTAGGAGATAG